One segment of Acidovorax sp. DW039 DNA contains the following:
- a CDS encoding ATPase, T2SS/T4P/T4SS family, translating into MSTVPLPASTASTASAAPAVAPRSASASTFKGPLVWRKLVDWLSADGVISAEEAQRTIARCSQAESAQNPLVRLANVAMSRASDGRPLDIEALTEYLAQRSGLPYLRIDPLKVDVGRVADTMSATYAERHKVLPVQVTPAEVVVATAEPFITDWVAEVERQSRRTVRRVVANPQDIHRFTAEFFALAKSVKAAQKAGGANAGSSFEQLVELGKTNKQLDANDQGVVRVVDWLWQYAFDQRASDIHLEPRREQGVIRFRIDGVLHPVYQMPMGVHNAMVSRIKLLGRIDVVEKRRPQDGRIKTRNPRGEEVEMRLSTLPTAFGEKMVMRIFDPDNAVKDLDALGFSLHDAQRWEALVKRPHGIILVTGPTGSGKTTTLYSTLKRVATEEVNVSTVEDPIEMIEPSFNQTQVQPQLDFNFAEGLRALMRQDPDIIMVGEIRDLETAEMAIQAALTGHLVFSTLHTNDAPSAITRMMELGVPSYLINATLLGVLAQRLVRTFCKQCRQPDPAAQRETLAEVVKPWKLNGSYQPYKAVGCVDCRMTGFQGRMGLYELLTVSEQLKEKINQAPSIEALRRQAVQDGMRPLRLAGALRVAEGVTSLEEVIAATPPLEA; encoded by the coding sequence ATGTCTACTGTGCCCTTGCCTGCGTCTACTGCCTCTACTGCGTCTGCAGCCCCGGCGGTCGCCCCGCGTTCTGCGTCGGCCTCCACATTCAAAGGCCCGCTCGTCTGGCGCAAGCTGGTGGATTGGCTGAGTGCCGACGGAGTCATTTCCGCCGAAGAGGCCCAGCGCACCATTGCGCGTTGTTCGCAGGCTGAGAGTGCGCAGAACCCGCTGGTGCGGCTCGCCAATGTGGCCATGTCGCGGGCCAGTGATGGCAGGCCGCTGGACATCGAGGCCTTGACGGAATACCTGGCACAACGCTCGGGACTGCCTTACCTGCGCATTGATCCGCTCAAGGTGGATGTGGGCCGTGTGGCCGACACCATGAGTGCGACGTATGCCGAGCGGCACAAGGTGCTGCCTGTGCAGGTCACGCCCGCTGAAGTGGTGGTGGCCACTGCAGAACCCTTCATCACCGACTGGGTGGCCGAGGTGGAGCGCCAGTCGCGTCGCACGGTGCGCCGCGTGGTGGCCAACCCGCAGGACATCCACCGCTTCACGGCTGAATTTTTTGCGCTGGCCAAATCGGTGAAGGCGGCACAAAAGGCGGGCGGTGCCAATGCGGGCAGCAGCTTTGAGCAACTGGTGGAGCTGGGCAAGACCAACAAGCAGCTCGATGCCAACGACCAGGGCGTGGTGCGCGTGGTGGACTGGCTGTGGCAGTACGCCTTTGACCAACGCGCCAGCGATATCCACCTGGAACCACGACGTGAGCAGGGGGTGATTCGCTTCCGCATCGACGGGGTGCTGCACCCCGTCTACCAGATGCCCATGGGCGTGCACAACGCCATGGTCTCGCGCATCAAGCTCCTGGGGCGCATTGACGTGGTGGAAAAGCGCCGCCCGCAGGATGGCCGCATCAAGACCCGCAATCCGCGTGGTGAAGAAGTGGAAATGCGCCTTTCCACGCTGCCCACGGCGTTTGGCGAAAAGATGGTGATGCGGATTTTTGACCCGGACAACGCGGTGAAGGACCTGGACGCGCTGGGCTTCTCGCTGCACGACGCGCAGCGCTGGGAGGCGCTGGTCAAGCGGCCGCACGGCATCATTCTGGTGACCGGGCCCACGGGCTCGGGCAAGACCACCACGCTGTACTCCACCTTGAAGCGTGTGGCGACGGAAGAGGTCAACGTCAGCACGGTGGAAGACCCCATCGAAATGATCGAGCCCAGCTTCAACCAGACGCAGGTGCAGCCCCAGCTCGACTTCAACTTTGCCGAAGGCCTGCGTGCCTTGATGCGGCAGGACCCGGACATCATCATGGTGGGTGAAATCCGCGATCTGGAAACTGCAGAGATGGCGATCCAGGCAGCGCTGACGGGCCACCTGGTGTTCTCTACCCTGCACACCAACGATGCTCCCAGCGCCATCACCCGCATGATGGAGCTGGGTGTGCCGTCCTACCTGATCAACGCCACACTGCTGGGCGTACTGGCCCAGCGGCTGGTGCGCACCTTCTGCAAACAGTGCCGCCAGCCCGACCCCGCTGCCCAGCGCGAAACCTTGGCCGAGGTCGTCAAACCCTGGAAGCTCAATGGCTCTTATCAACCCTACAAGGCTGTGGGCTGCGTGGATTGCCGCATGACGGGTTTTCAGGGGCGTATGGGCCTGTATGAGTTGCTGACGGTGAGTGAGCAGCTCAAGGAAAAGATCAACCAGGCCCCATCGATTGAAGCGCTACGCAGGCAGGCTGTGCAGGACGGTATGCGGCCCCTGCGTCTGGCTGGTGCCTTGCGCGTGGCCGAGGGCGTGACTTCGCTGGAAGAGGTGATTGCTGCCACGCCGCCGCTGGAAGCCTGA
- a CDS encoding tripartite tricarboxylate transporter permease — protein MELINNLSLGFGVAFTFQNLIYCFIGCLLGTLIGVLPGIGPVATIAMLLPATYALPPVAALIMLAGIYYGAQYGGSTTAILVNLPGESSSVVTVIDGYQMARKGRAGPALAAAGLGSFFAGCAGTLILAAFAPPLTEVAFKFGPAEYFSLMVLGLIGAVVLASGSLLKAVAMIVLGLLMGLVGTDVNSGVARFSFDIPELTDGIGFVTIAMGVFGYGEIIANLSQPDDEREVFTAKVEGLFPTKEDFKNMVPAVLRGTALGSALGILPGGGALLAAFAAYTLEKKTKLRPGEVPFGQGNIRGVASPESANNAGSQTSFIPLLTLGIPPNAVMALMVGAMTIHNIQPGPQVMTSNPELFWGLIASMWIGNAMLVILNLPLIGIWIKLLTVPYRWLFPSIVLFCAVGVYSTNNNTFDVWMVGAFGLIGYVFHKLGTEPAPLLLGFILGPMMEENLRRALLLSRGDWSVFVTRPLSAGLLAAAALLLIIVLLPAVKNKREEAFVEE, from the coding sequence ATGGAATTGATTAACAACCTTTCGCTGGGTTTTGGCGTTGCCTTCACGTTTCAGAACCTGATCTACTGTTTCATCGGCTGCTTGCTGGGCACGCTGATCGGTGTGCTGCCAGGCATTGGCCCTGTGGCCACCATTGCGATGCTGCTGCCCGCCACGTATGCGCTGCCACCCGTGGCGGCGCTGATCATGCTGGCCGGTATCTACTACGGCGCGCAGTACGGTGGTTCCACCACCGCCATTCTGGTGAACCTGCCTGGCGAGTCCTCGTCTGTGGTGACGGTGATCGACGGCTACCAGATGGCCCGCAAGGGCCGTGCAGGCCCCGCGCTGGCGGCTGCCGGTCTGGGCTCGTTCTTTGCAGGTTGCGCCGGTACGCTGATCCTGGCGGCGTTTGCCCCTCCACTGACTGAGGTGGCCTTCAAGTTCGGCCCTGCAGAGTACTTCTCTCTGATGGTGCTGGGCCTGATCGGTGCTGTGGTGCTGGCTTCGGGCTCCCTGCTCAAGGCGGTGGCCATGATCGTGCTGGGCCTGCTGATGGGTCTGGTGGGTACCGACGTGAACTCCGGTGTGGCCCGTTTCAGCTTCGACATCCCTGAGCTGACAGACGGCATTGGCTTCGTGACCATTGCCATGGGTGTGTTCGGTTACGGCGAAATCATTGCCAACCTGTCTCAGCCTGACGATGAGCGTGAAGTGTTCACTGCCAAGGTGGAAGGCCTGTTCCCCACCAAGGAAGACTTCAAGAACATGGTGCCCGCCGTGCTGCGTGGTACAGCCCTGGGCTCTGCACTGGGTATCCTGCCTGGCGGTGGTGCGTTGCTGGCTGCGTTTGCGGCTTACACACTGGAGAAGAAGACCAAGCTGCGTCCCGGTGAAGTGCCTTTCGGTCAAGGCAACATCCGCGGTGTGGCGTCGCCTGAATCGGCCAACAATGCCGGCTCGCAAACTTCGTTCATCCCGCTGCTGACACTGGGTATCCCTCCCAACGCCGTGATGGCGCTGATGGTGGGTGCCATGACCATCCACAACATCCAGCCTGGTCCTCAGGTGATGACCAGCAACCCCGAGCTGTTCTGGGGTCTGATCGCTTCCATGTGGATTGGTAACGCCATGCTGGTGATCCTGAACCTGCCCCTGATCGGCATCTGGATCAAGCTGCTCACAGTGCCTTACCGCTGGCTGTTCCCCTCCATCGTGCTGTTCTGCGCGGTGGGCGTGTACTCCACCAACAACAACACGTTTGACGTGTGGATGGTGGGCGCATTCGGCCTGATCGGTTATGTCTTCCACAAGCTGGGTACCGAGCCTGCACCTTTGCTGCTGGGTTTCATTCTGGGCCCCATGATGGAGGAGAACCTGCGCCGTGCTCTGCTGCTGTCGCGCGGTGACTGGAGCGTGTTTGTCACGCGTCCCCTGTCTGCCGGCCTGCTGGCTGCTGCGGCCCTGCTGCTCATCATCGTGCTGCTGCCTGCGGTGAAGAACAAGCGCGAGGAAGCCTTCGTCGAAGAGTGA
- a CDS encoding DUF3422 domain-containing protein has translation MPAMTSPKQHPHRVLLHNEIHARPPEAMSAPLAIAHIVMLADAGEREASRAHVAALLRDHHLALPDAGTTHLRMDLGAFRIRWELHTEFVTWTFMVATATDAFGEREPASAIDVVPQDWLAHLPGQCLCSLNLWVLPTHTFGSGNLVKHVLHEDTLVASTVADGHGEVYTDFAIHADGFSRMVLLAGGMTPRRLGRLVQRLLEIETYRMAALLGLPAAREASSVLAFAERELAALADAIRTANRDDEPALLDRLTKLAGQVESQYAASHSRFSASSAYFELLDKRIEDIAESRLAGMQTIREFMDRRLTPARSTCEWAARRQDALSQRVSRMSNLLRTRVEIEQQQSSQALLAAMNQRQDLQLKLQSTVEGLSVAAITYYIVGLVTYLAKGGKALGWPLSAESTAAIAIPVVAVGVWWSLRRLHHSLFQKH, from the coding sequence ATGCCAGCTATGACCAGCCCCAAGCAGCACCCGCACCGGGTTCTGTTGCACAACGAAATCCATGCCCGACCACCGGAGGCCATGTCGGCCCCACTGGCGATCGCCCACATCGTCATGCTGGCCGATGCGGGCGAGCGGGAGGCCAGCCGTGCCCATGTGGCGGCCTTGTTGAGGGATCACCATCTGGCGCTGCCAGATGCTGGTACTACCCATTTGCGCATGGATCTGGGAGCCTTTCGCATCCGGTGGGAGCTGCATACCGAATTTGTGACCTGGACCTTCATGGTCGCCACCGCCACAGACGCATTTGGCGAGCGTGAGCCCGCCAGTGCCATCGATGTGGTGCCGCAGGACTGGCTCGCGCACTTGCCAGGCCAGTGCCTTTGCAGCCTGAACTTGTGGGTGCTGCCCACCCATACCTTCGGTTCAGGCAACCTTGTCAAGCATGTGCTGCATGAGGACACGCTGGTGGCTTCGACTGTGGCCGATGGGCATGGAGAGGTGTATACCGACTTTGCGATTCACGCCGATGGCTTTTCGCGCATGGTGCTGCTGGCCGGTGGCATGACACCGCGCCGTCTGGGCCGCCTGGTGCAGCGTCTGCTGGAGATCGAAACCTACCGCATGGCGGCCTTGCTGGGGTTGCCTGCAGCGCGGGAGGCCTCGTCGGTGCTGGCCTTTGCCGAACGCGAACTGGCAGCGCTGGCCGATGCCATCCGCACCGCCAACCGGGATGATGAGCCCGCCTTGCTGGACCGCCTGACCAAGCTGGCTGGACAGGTGGAGAGCCAGTATGCGGCCAGCCATTCACGGTTTTCAGCCAGCAGTGCGTATTTCGAGTTGCTGGACAAGCGGATCGAAGACATTGCCGAATCCCGCCTTGCAGGAATGCAGACCATCCGTGAATTCATGGATCGTCGCCTGACCCCTGCCCGCAGCACCTGCGAATGGGCCGCTCGTCGGCAGGACGCCTTGTCTCAACGTGTTTCGCGCATGAGCAACCTGCTGCGCACGCGGGTGGAAATTGAGCAGCAGCAAAGCAGCCAGGCTTTGCTGGCAGCGATGAACCAGCGGCAGGATCTGCAACTCAAGCTGCAGTCCACAGTCGAGGGGCTCTCTGTGGCAGCCATCACCTACTACATCGTGGGGCTGGTCACCTATCTGGCCAAGGGGGGCAAAGCCTTGGGTTGGCCGCTATCGGCAGAGTCGACCGCAGCCATAGCAATCCCTGTCGTGGCTGTGGGTGTGTGGTGGTCGCTTCGGCGCTTGCACCACAGCCTGTTTCAGAAGCACTGA
- a CDS encoding tripartite tricarboxylate transporter TctB family protein: MKIKSQKDFFSGVMFMAVGGAFAWGATTYNIGSGARMGPGYFPLILGILLAIIGLVITFKAMTVETADGDKIGKWAWKPLFFILAANFAFGILLGGLPSIGVPAMGLIVAIYALTFIASLAGNEFSAKGVFGLATILAIGSYVAFVWALKLQFPVWPSFISG, translated from the coding sequence GTGAAAATCAAGAGTCAGAAAGACTTTTTCTCCGGCGTGATGTTCATGGCCGTTGGAGGAGCCTTTGCGTGGGGAGCCACCACGTACAACATCGGCTCGGGAGCCCGCATGGGCCCCGGCTACTTCCCGTTGATCCTCGGCATTCTGCTGGCCATCATTGGCCTGGTCATCACCTTCAAGGCGATGACAGTGGAAACCGCTGACGGCGACAAGATTGGCAAGTGGGCCTGGAAGCCTCTGTTCTTCATCCTGGCAGCCAACTTCGCGTTCGGCATCTTGCTGGGTGGCTTGCCCAGCATCGGCGTGCCAGCCATGGGTCTGATTGTGGCCATCTATGCATTGACGTTCATTGCCAGCCTGGCAGGGAACGAATTCAGTGCCAAGGGTGTTTTTGGACTAGCCACCATTCTGGCTATCGGCAGCTATGTGGCTTTCGTATGGGCGCTGAAGTTGCAGTTCCCGGTGTGGCCCAGTTTCATCTCCGGTTAA
- a CDS encoding spermidine synthase has protein sequence MTRKKNTLPELPEVSVSDDGEVRHLHLGTPWIQGSMRVDDPFVLELEYVQRMMAWLLFVEPTSVTKRHAMQLGLGAGAITKFCHKKLRLCATAIELNPQVLAVCRQWFKLPPDGPKLRVILGDAAQEIRDPMWLGTVDALAVDLYDHEAAAPVLDSPDFYADCRALLSEDGCMTVNLFGRSSSYERSLQSMASAFGEDTLWAFKPTREGNTVVLAQRTPSRPKRAELMARAEVVQERWGLPATKWLRVFKPVVA, from the coding sequence ATGACCCGCAAAAAAAACACCCTCCCCGAGCTGCCGGAAGTCAGCGTCTCTGACGACGGAGAAGTCCGTCACCTGCACCTGGGCACGCCCTGGATTCAGGGCTCCATGCGGGTGGATGACCCCTTTGTGCTGGAGCTGGAATACGTGCAGCGCATGATGGCTTGGCTGCTGTTTGTCGAACCCACCTCTGTGACCAAGCGCCATGCCATGCAGCTGGGCCTGGGGGCGGGGGCCATCACCAAGTTCTGCCACAAGAAGCTGCGCCTGTGCGCCACGGCAATTGAGCTGAACCCCCAGGTGCTGGCCGTGTGCCGCCAGTGGTTCAAGCTGCCGCCCGATGGCCCCAAGCTGAGGGTCATTTTGGGTGACGCAGCGCAGGAAATCCGCGATCCCATGTGGCTGGGCACGGTGGATGCGCTGGCGGTGGACCTGTACGACCACGAGGCCGCAGCCCCGGTGCTCGACAGCCCCGACTTTTATGCCGACTGCCGTGCATTGTTGTCAGAAGACGGGTGCATGACAGTGAACCTGTTTGGCCGATCCTCCAGCTACGAGCGTAGCCTGCAGAGCATGGCCAGCGCCTTTGGTGAAGATACCCTGTGGGCCTTCAAGCCCACGCGCGAAGGCAACACGGTGGTGCTGGCACAGCGCACGCCTTCACGCCCCAAGCGCGCCGAGCTGATGGCCCGTGCCGAGGTGGTGCAGGAGCGTTGGGGGCTGCCCGCTACCAAGTGGCTGCGTGTGTTCAAGCCGGTGGTAGCTTGA